The following is a genomic window from Amycolatopsis sp. BJA-103.
ACCGCATGCTTCCCGATCCGGCCGCCCCTCAAACCGGCCGATCTTCGCGGCATCACCTGAGCCTCCGACGACGGTGGCTGCACTTTCCTGCCCAGGCGGGGCCACCACCCGGACAAGGGCGCTCACTTCAGGCATCGCGCAGCTTCGGCAAACTCCACACCGCCTTCCTCGGCGCACAATGCCAGCAAGGAGGCCGCGGTGTGATCGTCGATCTCGTGCCGTCGCATCAGTGTGCTCTTGGCCTGCTCGATCGCCGCCATCTCACGCCACAGCAGCGCACGCCACTCGGCGTCATCAACCTTCGCCTCCGTCGCCATAGGTCGAGGATCTCGCAGTCACACCTCTTCCGGAACCCCGTTCGGGGAGGGTGACCAGGACGAGTGAACCCTGATCACGATCGGCCTAACGGCTTGTGAAATCCCTGCTGCGACCTGACTCGGGCGTACACGGCGCTCTCCGGTATTCGCTCCTGCCCGAACAGGTGGTTTCCCGCCGCGCGCGGCGATCCGGGCAGACACCGACTTGCCGTCGCGGAGCCTGAATGAGGAAGAGCCGGTCGAATGCCCACGGCCGATGAACGTCGACCGTGGACATTCGAATGAACCGGAAGGTGCGCGCAGCTGTCCAGCAGCTCGGTGACAAGGGGCAGCTCGTCGTTTCCCGCTCCGCCTGCGATCCGGTGCGATACCGGCGTCACGCTTTCCTGTGACGCGAGATCAGTCCGGGTAGTCCACGCTCATCCCCCGCAGACCCGTGGTGTCCTGCGGGCAGTTCACCTTCGATTCCTCGTTCTTGTTCGCCCAAGCGCCGAAGTACCACCGGTATGCGGGTTGGGTGTGCGTACGGCACTCCGCCGCGGCTCGGTGCGCGCGCTGGGTGCACTTCGACGAAACCGCCCAAGAGCCTGTACTCCGCCACACCCTGCAATCGGGTGGGATGGCCTGGGCCGACGCGGACACGGCTGGCGCCGCGGTCACCACCAGGCCCGCGACCATCGCCATCACCGCCGCCGTGGCCGCCCTGGTCGCGACTCCTGCTCGCACTGTTGATCGAATGCCCATCAAGTCCTCCCTCACGGTGGCGAGGTCCAGCGGATCCGGACTCACCACGGGCTTCACGCACCTGTCGACGAGGGCGTTGCCGCCGCCAAGCGTGATCACCCGGATGGGGTCCTGGTACTCGGCGACACCCTGCTCACCCGCGCGGACGGCTCTTGCGGCAGGTCACCTTGTTGTGGATGACCAGGACGATGGTCCGCAACAGGCCGAGTGCTATGGCCGGACCGCGACGGCGTCCACTTCGAAGAGCATGTCCGGGAAGGCGAGGGCCGCCACCCCGAGGAGAGTCTGCGTGGGCGGCCGCTTGCCCCAGATCTGGCCGATGAGCCTGCCGATGGTCTCGAGCTTGGCGGCGTCATGCTCGACGATGTAGGTGCGGAGCTGGACGACGCGGCTGAAGTCGAGACCCACCTCCGCCAGGGCGGTGCGCAGGTTCGCCAGCGACTGTTCGACCTGTTCGGCGAAGTCGCTCGACGTGACCTGGCCGCTGCCGTCGGAGGCGTACTGCCCTGCGATGAAGACGAGCTCACCGGAGGTGGTGGCGATGTGGCTGTATCCGAACGCCCCCGGATCGTGCAGCCCTGCCGGGTTGATGATTTCGTGCGCCATGGAATCGCCTTTCGCTGAGTGTCGTTTGCCGGGGTTCGGGCCTGGACGCCCGTGAACCAGCGGCGGGTGCGTTCGGGTACACCGGGGGCATCCCGCTCCACCCGCACCTTGATATCGGCGACGGTCTGCCCGGCGAGCTCGGTCCGCCACGCGAGTTCCGCCTTCCGCATGGCCTGGTCGATCAGGCAAGGCTTCCGGTAGTCGTCCCGCGCCGCGCCTTTCGGTCCCTGTCTGCGGATCTCGGTGCAGAGGAAGGCCCGCTCGGCACCTTCGATCGCGGTGACCACGTCCATCAGCGTGATCTGCTCGGGTCCACGGGCGAGCCGGAAGCCGCCCCGGGGGCCACGGGTCGAGTCGACGATCCCGTCCCTGGCCAGCGCCTGCAGCTGTTTGTTGAGATAGGCCGTCGGCAGGCCGTGGCCCGATCACCGGCACCCGGCTCCCACGCCGCGAAAAGTCCGGGCACCGGGTTCCCGCCCGCCCGAGGACACGCTCGCCGTCGAGAACGGTCTCACCGGCGGTGATGCGCGGTGTCCTTTTTGGACTACCCGCTCCCCCGGCCCCGGCGGCTTCGGAAACGGCAGCGTTCAGCTCAAGGCGTCCAGGCCGCGTCGCCACCGTTGCCGCCGCTCCGCGGAATCCTGATCCCACCAAGGAGTACCACGCTCGCCCAAAGCGACCTTGGCGGTGTGCACCCGCGCCCGGGCGTCCCGTTCCGCTTCGACGTCCTGAGCACGGCGGGCCGCGCCGACATCCCGGCGAGCCCGCATCAGCAGACTGCGCAACCGGGCCGCCGCTTCCTCCGGGATCTCCGGATCGGTGGCCCGCCATCGCCTGCCGTCGATCACCACGAAGTGCCCGTCGGGCGTGCGGTCCGGCTCAGCCATTCGCATGCCCCGGCAGCCGGATCCTGATCGGCCCCTCCCACTCTCCATCCGGATCGACCGACCGGCCACGCTGGGTCAGCCGCACCTCTCCGGTCCGTGCGAGTTCACGTGCCAGTTCCCGAGCCTGCGGCAGCAGCGGACGCCAGTCGTCCGCCAGCGCCCTGGCCGCGTCAGAAGGACAGGTGCTGCTGTCCGCGCCACGCGCGAAAGCCAAGGCGAGGATCGCGGCCCTCAGCCGTTCTCGAAGCGGCCCGGCACCCAACGCGACCCGGGAATGACCCGCGCCCGATCCCGTGCCCTCCCGGATCCGCTCCAGTTCTCGGCGTGGCCCTGGTCGATCGGTCATACCGCCAGGGTCGCACCGATCAAACCAGCCCGCCTTGCAGGAAACCACGGCCGCCGCAACCAGACGGCGGCATCGCTCGCAGGTTGCTACGTTCGATCGTGGCAGATCGGGATGCGAGGATGCGCGTATGGACGTAAGTCGACGGAACAACGTCGTCGTCGCCGGGCCCCCCGATGGGCCGGTGGTGATGCTCGCGCACGGATTCGGTTGTGACCAGAACATGTGGCGCCTGGTGACGCCGGCACTGGCCGAACGCCATCGCGTGGTGTCGTTCGACTACGTCGGTTCGGGACGATCGGAAATGTCCGCTTGGGACGAACGACGGTATTCGTCCTTGGACGGTTACGTGCGCGACGTTCTGGACATCTGCGAGGAACTAGACCTGCGCGAGGTCACTTTCGTCGGGCACTCGGTGAGCGCGATGGTGGGCGTACTCGCGGCGAAAGCGGCGCGCGAACGGTTCGCGTCGCTGGTCTTGCTCGTACCGTCACCCCGCTACATCGACGACGGGGACTACCGGGGCGGGTTCAGCGCCGAGGACATCGAGGAACTCTTGGAGTCACTGGAATCCAACTATCTCGGCTGGTCGTCGGCCATGGCTCCGGTGATCATGGGCAACCCTGACCGGCCGGAGCTGGGCGAAGAGCTGACCGCCAGCTTCTGCGCCACCGATCCGGCGGTCGCCAGAGTGTTCGCCCGCACGACTTTCCTCTCCGACTCGCGTGCCGATCTGGCTGGAGCGGACCTCCCGACGATGATCCTGGACTGCACGCAGGACGCGATTTCCCCGCCGGAGGTCGGCGCCTTCGTGCACGCGTCCATGCCGGGCAGCCGGTTGCGCACCCTCGACGCGGTCGGGCACTGCCCGCAGCTGAGCGCTCCGCAAACGACCGCCGACGCCATCCTCGAGTTTCTGGAACACCGGCGTTGATGACCCACCGCGGGCACTGCCCGCCACATCAGCCCGATGACGCGGGCACGGACGTGGCCTTCTCCGCCTTGTTGGAGGACAGCGCCGAAGAGCTTTACGAGAACGCGCCCTGCGGCTACCTGTCCACCCTGATGGACGGCACGATCGCGAAGATCAACGGCACGCTGCTGGAGTGGCTTGGCCACCGGCGCGACGAGGTCGTCGGCCGGATGCGGTTCTCCGACCTGCTCACCGTGGGCGGGAAGCTTTACCACGAAACGCATTTCGCACCGCTTCTGCACCTGCACGGTGAAGCGAAAGGCATCGCGCTGGAACTGCGCACCGCCACCCGCGAAAAGCTGCCGGTGCTGGTCACCTCGGTGGTCAAACGGGGCGGTGGAGGCGAGCCGCTGCTGATCCGCACCACGATCTTCGACGCCCGCGAACGACGCTCGTACGAACAAGAACTGCTTCGCGGACAGCGGAGCGCCGAAGAAGCGCGCAAGCAAGCGGACGCCGACCGGGAACGACTGCAACACGCGCTGGCGGTCCTGCAGAAGAGCCTGCTACCCGAAACCCTGCCGCAGGTGCCGAACCTACGGACCGCCGCTCACTACCACACGGCCTCCCCCGACCAGCTCGGCGGCGATTTCTACGACCTGTTCCCGCTCTCGGACGACCGGTGGGCGTTCTTCCTCGGCGACGTGTGCGGCAAGGGACCCGAGGCGGCGGCGGTGACCTCGTTGACCCGCTACACCCTGCGCGCCGCCGCGATGCACGACCCCGACCCGATCGCCACGCTGACCACCCTGAACTCCGTGCTGTACCAGCGCTACACCGGCGGTGACACCCGTTTCTGCACCGCGATCTTCGGCACCCTCGAACCCGAAGACGGCGCCATGCGGGTCCGGCTCGCCACGGGCGGGCATCCGCCGGCCCTCATCACCCGCGCAGACGGCGGCGCCGACTACCTCCAGACGCCGGGCGGGATGCTGCTCGGCTTCCTGGCCAACCCGGCGTTCACCCCGGCCGAAACGATACTGCGGCCGGGTGACACGATGCTGCTCTACACCGACGGCCTCACCGAAGCCCGCACCGGCCCTGGCCGCACCCTCTACGGAGAAGATGCCCTCCGCTGCCTCGTCGGCGAACTCGCACCGGTATCGCCGGAAAAGCTGATCACCGACCTCACCGACCTGCTCGGCAGCTTCGGTGACGGCCTCGGCGACGACGCGGCCCTGCTCGCCATCGGTGTCCCCGGGAAAACCTCGAGTCCACCACGAGGTTGAAGGCGACACTTTATTGAGGGGTAAGTCAAATGTGGCATGACCGAGCCTCTGCGGCGAAGGACTCCTTCGCTGCTTTTCTGGCGACAGAATGTCCGATTGATGGTTAGATGTGCGGTTTTCGAGGGGTTCGTGTCCCGTGTGGACAGTCAGGGTGCGGCCGGTCCAGATCCGCGCCGCTGAAGGCTCCCTTCACCGCATCGGACGCGGCGAAGGGAGCCTTCAGTCCGGCACGACCCGCCCGCGAACACGACACGTTTGCCCTTCCCCTCAATAACGCTCACGATCGCTGGCGGTCACGCCTCCCCTGATCGTTTGTGCGCTGCTTCGGCTGATGTTCCGTAGACCGCTCTGTGATGCCGGGCGGTTCACCGATCACGATGTGGACGAAGATGCCGGACAGCCCGTACGTACTGACTCCGGCCACGGCCGCGCCGGGGTAGGGCCAGTCGAGCCGGTCGGGAACACCGGCGATGTTCAGCCCGGTCCAGTCGACGCCGGAGGTGGGCCGGTCGCAGTGCAGGCTGGCGGGAATGCTGCGGTGCCGCACGATGAGGGCGGCCTTGATCAGACCGGCGAGTCCCCCGGCCGCCTCCGGATGCCCGATGTTCGTCTTGACCGAGCCGACCAGACAGGGCTGCCCCGGTTCCCGGTGGCGTCCGATGGCGGTGCCGATCGCCTGCAGTTCAAGGGTGTCCCCGGCGGGGGCGGCGTTGCCGTGCGCCTCGACGTAACCGAGGCGTTCGGGCGCGATGCCGGCGTTGGCGCAGGCCCGGTCGATGACTTGGAGGTAGCCCGGTATCGACGGCGCGATGATCGCCTTCGCCGTCCGTCCTTTGCTGGCCTGCGCGCTACCGAGGATCACCGCGTGGATCGTGTCGCCGTCGGACCGCGCCTGATCCAGTCGTTTGAGGATGACCACACCCGCGCCGTCACTACGGATGAAACCGTCGGCGTTCTCGTCGGCGAAGCTGCAGCGGCCGGTGGCCGACAACATGCCCGCCGCGGAGTAGCCGACGGTGTGGTCGGTGCCCAGCACGAGGCTGACCCCGCCGGCCACGGCGGTGTCGCACTCGCCGGTGCGCAGGCTCTGGCAGGCCAGGTGCACGGCCAAGGTGCCCGATGAGCACGCGGCGTCCACTGTGGCGCAGGGACCACGCAGATCCCAGGCGTGACTGATGCGTCCCGACGCCATGCTGCGCGCGGCGGCGCCGGCGATGGCGTACATGTCCACCGTCACGTTCGCACGGAGCGCGTCCCAGTGTTCCCCGGTGCTCTGTCCCATGAAGACACCGATGTCTTGCCCTGCAAGCGATTCCGCGGCGAGACCCGCGTCGCGGAGGGCGTCGTGCGTGGTGGTCAGCAGGACCTGATGCTGTGGATCGACGACGGCGGCTTCGCGCTCGCTGATCCCGAAGAGCGCGGCATCGAAATCACCGGCGTAGTCGACGAAACCGCCCGCACGGCTGACCAGCCGACCG
Proteins encoded in this region:
- a CDS encoding ANTAR domain-containing protein, with protein sequence MATEAKVDDAEWRALLWREMAAIEQAKSTLMRRHEIDDHTAASLLALCAEEGGVEFAEAARCLK
- a CDS encoding RidA family protein, whose protein sequence is MAHEIINPAGLHDPGAFGYSHIATTSGELVFIAGQYASDGSGQVTSSDFAEQVEQSLANLRTALAEVGLDFSRVVQLRTYIVEHDAAKLETIGRLIGQIWGKRPPTQTLLGVAALAFPDMLFEVDAVAVRP
- a CDS encoding DUF3253 domain-containing protein yields the protein MTDRPGPRRELERIREGTGSGAGHSRVALGAGPLRERLRAAILALAFARGADSSTCPSDAARALADDWRPLLPQARELARELARTGEVRLTQRGRSVDPDGEWEGPIRIRLPGHANG
- a CDS encoding alpha/beta fold hydrolase encodes the protein MDVSRRNNVVVAGPPDGPVVMLAHGFGCDQNMWRLVTPALAERHRVVSFDYVGSGRSEMSAWDERRYSSLDGYVRDVLDICEELDLREVTFVGHSVSAMVGVLAAKAARERFASLVLLVPSPRYIDDGDYRGGFSAEDIEELLESLESNYLGWSSAMAPVIMGNPDRPELGEELTASFCATDPAVARVFARTTFLSDSRADLAGADLPTMILDCTQDAISPPEVGAFVHASMPGSRLRTLDAVGHCPQLSAPQTTADAILEFLEHRR
- a CDS encoding PP2C family protein-serine/threonine phosphatase; protein product: MTHRGHCPPHQPDDAGTDVAFSALLEDSAEELYENAPCGYLSTLMDGTIAKINGTLLEWLGHRRDEVVGRMRFSDLLTVGGKLYHETHFAPLLHLHGEAKGIALELRTATREKLPVLVTSVVKRGGGGEPLLIRTTIFDARERRSYEQELLRGQRSAEEARKQADADRERLQHALAVLQKSLLPETLPQVPNLRTAAHYHTASPDQLGGDFYDLFPLSDDRWAFFLGDVCGKGPEAAAVTSLTRYTLRAAAMHDPDPIATLTTLNSVLYQRYTGGDTRFCTAIFGTLEPEDGAMRVRLATGGHPPALITRADGGADYLQTPGGMLLGFLANPAFTPAETILRPGDTMLLYTDGLTEARTGPGRTLYGEDALRCLVGELAPVSPEKLITDLTDLLGSFGDGLGDDAALLAIGVPGKTSSPPRG
- a CDS encoding beta-ketoacyl [acyl carrier protein] synthase domain-containing protein yields the protein MTSYGTREAGQMSYDPIAIIGMGCRFPGAPTYGRLWELLGERGDAVAPSAPDGRIDTADLYDPTPRRSGRLVSRAGGFVDYAGDFDAALFGISEREAAVVDPQHQVLLTTTHDALRDAGLAAESLAGQDIGVFMGQSTGEHWDALRANVTVDMYAIAGAAARSMASGRISHAWDLRGPCATVDAACSSGTLAVHLACQSLRTGECDTAVAGGVSLVLGTDHTVGYSAAGMLSATGRCSFADENADGFIRSDGAGVVILKRLDQARSDGDTIHAVILGSAQASKGRTAKAIIAPSIPGYLQVIDRACANAGIAPERLGYVEAHGNAAPAGDTLELQAIGTAIGRHREPGQPCLVGSVKTNIGHPEAAGGLAGLIKAALIVRHRSIPASLHCDRPTSGVDWTGLNIAGVPDRLDWPYPGAAVAGVSTYGLSGIFVHIVIGEPPGITERSTEHQPKQRTNDQGRRDRQRS